Proteins encoded by one window of Vigna radiata var. radiata cultivar VC1973A chromosome 5, Vradiata_ver6, whole genome shotgun sequence:
- the LOC106760734 gene encoding eukaryotic translation initiation factor 3 subunit L isoform X1 — protein sequence MANQDYEERPQTQELGYDPNFVPDSVKSFVVHLYRHIREKNVYEIHQMYESSFQTLSERLFKDTPWPSVDAVAHYVDNDHVFCLLYREMWFRHLYARLTPTLRQRIDSWDNYCSLFQVVLHGVVNMQLPNQWLWDMVDEFVYQFQSFCQYRAKMKNKTEQEITLLRQFDQAWNVYGVLNFLQALVEKSTIIQILEQEKEGLEQFTATDGYDYNGGSNVLKVLGYFSMVGLLRVHCLLGDYHTGIKCLLPIDISQQGVYTSVIGSHITTIYHYGFANLMLRRYVEAIREFNKILLYIFKTKQYHQKSPQYEQILKKNEQMYALLAICLSLCPQTRLVDETVNSQLREKYGEKMARMQRYDDEAFAIYDELFSYACPKFITPSAPSFEEPLVNYNQDAYRLQLKLFLYEAKQQQLLSGVRTFLKVYSTISFAKLASYMEVDESTLRTILITYKHKTHAVDSDGKITSNADVDFYIDECLQMVSIVSICCRTQFMLWSPSLRNVMVITFCVRLSSLKG from the exons ATGGCGAACCAGGACTACGAAGAGCGCCCACAAACGCAGGAGCTCGGGTACGACCCGAACTTCGTCCCGGACTCTGTGAAATCGTTCGTCGTTCACCTGTACCGTCACATCCGCGAGAAGAACGTGTACGAGATCCACCAGATGTACGAGAGTTCGTTCCAGACCCTGTCGGAGCGGCTCTTCAAGGACACGCCGTGGCCCTCCGTGGACGCCGTGGCGCATTACGTGGATAACGACCACGTTTTTTGCCTCCTCTACCGCGAGATGTGGTTCCGCCACCTCTACGCGCGCCTCACGCCCACGCTCCGCCAGCGCATCGACTCCTGGGACAACTACTGCAGCCTTTTCCAGGTGGTCCTCCACGGTGTTGTAAACATGCAGCTCCCCAACCAGTGGCTGTGGGACATGGTCGACGAGTTCGTCTACCAGTTCCAGAGCTTCTGCCAATATCGTGCCAAGATGAAGAACAAGACCGAACAGGAGATCACGCTCTTGCGCCAGTTCGACCAGGCCTGGAATGTGTATGGGGTTTTGAACTTCCTTCAGGCGCTGGTGGAGAAGAGTACCATTATTCAGATTCTGGAGCAGGAGAAGGAGGGGCTCGAACAGTTTACTGCCACGGATGGATATGATTACAATGGGGGGAGTAATGTGTTGAAGGTGCTGGGGTATTTTAGTATGGTGGGGTTGCTTAGGGTTCATTGCTTGCTGGGGGATTATCATACTGGGATCAAGTGTTTGCTTCCTATTGATATTAGTCAGCAAGGGGTTTATACCAGTGTTATTGGGAGTCACATCACCACCATTTATCACTATGGTTTTGCCAATCTCATGCTCCGCAG ATATGTGGAAGCAATTCGagaatttaacaaaattctCTTGTACATCTTCAAGACAAAACAGTATCACCAGAAATCGCCCCAGTATGAGCAGATACtgaagaaaaatgaacaaatgTATGCCTTGCTGGCAATTTGTCTTTCACTCTGTCCCCAAACCAGGCTTGTTGATGAAACTGTGAACTCTCAGTTACGGGAGAAGTATGGTGAAAAGATGGCTAGAATGCAGCGATATGACGATGAGGCATTTGCTATCTATGATGAGCTCTTCTCCTATGCATGCCCTAAGTTCATTACCCCTTCAGCTCCTAGTTTTGAGGAGCCTCTTGTAAATTATAATCAGGATGCCTATAGACTTCAATTAAAACTGTTCCTTTATGAAGCAAAGCAGCAACAGTTGTTATCAGGTGTCCGGACCTTCTTGAAAGTGTATTCAACAATCTCCTTTGCAAAACTTGCGAGTTACATGGAAGTGGATGAATCCACCTTAAg GACTATCTTGATCACATACAAGCACAAGACACATGCTGTTGATAGTGATGGGAAAATTACATCCAATGCAGATGTAGATTTCTATATCGATGAG TGCTTGCAAATGGTGAGCATTGTTTCAATTTGCTGCAGGACACAATTCATGTTGTGGAGTCCAAGCCTGCGAAACGTTATGGTGATTACTTTTTGCGTCAGATTGTCAAG CTTGAAGGGGTGA
- the LOC106760742 gene encoding uncharacterized protein LOC106760742, with amino-acid sequence MAIIGDALRQAFMPKREYESLREEEKAWGKLQRPVTVASVVAIGLAIFVSTVISLKIVFPSSDGKRALCVDRRLQSIQIGMKGDSDSDRFPGGFYLTDQEIADYYWMVVFIPSTIVFALSVVYLVAGMAVAYSAPTRHGCLKVVENNFCASRRGGVRCLSILNLIFAIIFGLLALFLGSSLLTMMSNCSKPLFWCYEISSWGLVVLYGGTAFFLRRKAATILDEGNLSGRNLGLEMLETNPLEVTPEVERRVNEGFKAWMGPSLLSSDEEDEVDSYDEAPRGSAIRSNSNRQRV; translated from the exons ATGGCGATCATCGGCGACGCACTTCGCCAGGCGTTCATGCCGAAGCGCGAGTACGAGAGCCTTAGGGAAGAAGAGAAAGCGTGGGGCAAGCTTCAGAGACCTGTGACTGTGGCTTCCGTAGTTGCCATCGGGCTTGCTATATTCGTGTCCACGGTTATCAGTTTGAAAATCGTGTTTCCGAGTAGCGATGGGAAGAGAGCGTTATGCGTCGATCGGAGGCTTCAATCTATACAGATAGGGATGAAAGGTGATTCCGATTCGGATCGGTTTCCCGGTGGTTTCTATCTCACGGACCAGGAGATTGCTGATTATTACTGGATGGTTGTGTTCATTCCTTCAACGATCGTTTTCGCGCTCTCGGTTGTGTATCTCGTTGCTG GCATGGCTGTTGCATATTCTGCTCCAACAAGGCATGGATGCTTGAAGGtggttgaaaataatttttgtgcTTCAAGAAGGG GTGGGGTACGATGTCTGTCCATCTTAAACCTTATATTTGCTATCATCTTTGGTCTTCTTGCCTTGTTTCTTGGTTCAAGCCTCTTGACAATGATGAGCAACTGTTCTAAACCTCTGTTTTGGTGCTACGAAATTTCATCGTGGGGATTGGTTGTACTATATGGGGGCACTGCTTTCTTCTTGAGGAGAAAGGCGGCCACAATTCTCGACGAGGGAAATTTAAGTGGTCGAAATCTGGGGCTGGAAATGTTGGAAACGAATCCCCTGGAAGTTACCCCAGAGGTGGAAAGGCGTGTAAATGAAGGGTTTAAAGCATGGATGGGTCCATCCCTTCTTTCTTCTGACGAAGAAGACGAAGTTGACAGCTATGACGAGGCACCTCGTGGCAGTGCCATACGTTCTAACTCAAACAGGCAAAGAGTCTGA
- the LOC106760734 gene encoding eukaryotic translation initiation factor 3 subunit L isoform X2, producing MANQDYEERPQTQELGYDPNFVPDSVKSFVVHLYRHIREKNVYEIHQMYESSFQTLSERLFKDTPWPSVDAVAHYVDNDHVFCLLYREMWFRHLYARLTPTLRQRIDSWDNYCSLFQVVLHGVVNMQLPNQWLWDMVDEFVYQFQSFCQYRAKMKNKTEQEITLLRQFDQAWNVYGVLNFLQALVEKSTIIQILEQEKEGLEQFTATDGYDYNGGSNVLKVLGYFSMVGLLRVHCLLGDYHTGIKCLLPIDISQQGVYTSVIGSHITTIYHYGFANLMLRRYVEAIREFNKILLYIFKTKQYHQKSPQYEQILKKNEQMYALLAICLSLCPQTRLVDETVNSQLREKYGEKMARMQRYDDEAFAIYDELFSYACPKFITPSAPSFEEPLVNYNQDAYRLQLKLFLYEAKQQQLLSGVRTFLKVYSTISFAKLASYMEVDESTLRTILITYKHKTHAVDSDGKITSNADVDFYIDEDTIHVVESKPAKRYGDYFLRQIVKLEGVINEMDGIKLD from the exons ATGGCGAACCAGGACTACGAAGAGCGCCCACAAACGCAGGAGCTCGGGTACGACCCGAACTTCGTCCCGGACTCTGTGAAATCGTTCGTCGTTCACCTGTACCGTCACATCCGCGAGAAGAACGTGTACGAGATCCACCAGATGTACGAGAGTTCGTTCCAGACCCTGTCGGAGCGGCTCTTCAAGGACACGCCGTGGCCCTCCGTGGACGCCGTGGCGCATTACGTGGATAACGACCACGTTTTTTGCCTCCTCTACCGCGAGATGTGGTTCCGCCACCTCTACGCGCGCCTCACGCCCACGCTCCGCCAGCGCATCGACTCCTGGGACAACTACTGCAGCCTTTTCCAGGTGGTCCTCCACGGTGTTGTAAACATGCAGCTCCCCAACCAGTGGCTGTGGGACATGGTCGACGAGTTCGTCTACCAGTTCCAGAGCTTCTGCCAATATCGTGCCAAGATGAAGAACAAGACCGAACAGGAGATCACGCTCTTGCGCCAGTTCGACCAGGCCTGGAATGTGTATGGGGTTTTGAACTTCCTTCAGGCGCTGGTGGAGAAGAGTACCATTATTCAGATTCTGGAGCAGGAGAAGGAGGGGCTCGAACAGTTTACTGCCACGGATGGATATGATTACAATGGGGGGAGTAATGTGTTGAAGGTGCTGGGGTATTTTAGTATGGTGGGGTTGCTTAGGGTTCATTGCTTGCTGGGGGATTATCATACTGGGATCAAGTGTTTGCTTCCTATTGATATTAGTCAGCAAGGGGTTTATACCAGTGTTATTGGGAGTCACATCACCACCATTTATCACTATGGTTTTGCCAATCTCATGCTCCGCAG ATATGTGGAAGCAATTCGagaatttaacaaaattctCTTGTACATCTTCAAGACAAAACAGTATCACCAGAAATCGCCCCAGTATGAGCAGATACtgaagaaaaatgaacaaatgTATGCCTTGCTGGCAATTTGTCTTTCACTCTGTCCCCAAACCAGGCTTGTTGATGAAACTGTGAACTCTCAGTTACGGGAGAAGTATGGTGAAAAGATGGCTAGAATGCAGCGATATGACGATGAGGCATTTGCTATCTATGATGAGCTCTTCTCCTATGCATGCCCTAAGTTCATTACCCCTTCAGCTCCTAGTTTTGAGGAGCCTCTTGTAAATTATAATCAGGATGCCTATAGACTTCAATTAAAACTGTTCCTTTATGAAGCAAAGCAGCAACAGTTGTTATCAGGTGTCCGGACCTTCTTGAAAGTGTATTCAACAATCTCCTTTGCAAAACTTGCGAGTTACATGGAAGTGGATGAATCCACCTTAAg GACTATCTTGATCACATACAAGCACAAGACACATGCTGTTGATAGTGATGGGAAAATTACATCCAATGCAGATGTAGATTTCTATATCGATGAG GACACAATTCATGTTGTGGAGTCCAAGCCTGCGAAACGTTATGGTGATTACTTTTTGCGTCAGATTGTCAAG CTTGAAGGGGTGATCAATGAGATGGACGGTATAAAGCTGGATTGA